From the genome of Callithrix jacchus isolate 240 chromosome 7, calJac240_pri, whole genome shotgun sequence, one region includes:
- the MANEAL gene encoding glycoprotein endo-alpha-1,2-mannosidase-like protein isoform X2, translating into MARRRRRACIALFLVLLFAFGTLMGLRTLKAPDGLPALGPGLELAPFERRPEGAPAPAARAPAAPAAPPPPPPPPRTADPGGSPGPAPVEAEPAPGQSLRVYSDLHAFYYSWYGSPRREGHYIHWDHVMVPHWDPKISASYPRGRHSPPDDLGSSFYPELGPYSSRDPEVLREHMTQLKEAAIGVLVLSWYPPGMADDNGEPSDDLVPAILDTAHQYSIQVAFHIQPYKGRDDITVHDNIKYIIDTTGKL; encoded by the exons ATGGCCCGGCGGCGGCGCCGCGCCTGCATCGCGTTGTTCCTGGTGCTGCTCTTCGCCTTCGGCACCCTCATGGGCCTGCGCACGCTCAAGGCTCCGGACGGACTCCCGGCGCTGGGCCCAGGCCTGGAGCTGGCGCCCTTTGAACGACGCCCGGAGGGGGCCCCCGCACCCGCCGCCAGGGCCCCGGCGGCCCCTGCCGctccgcccccgccgccgccgccgccccgcaCCGCGGACCCTGGCGGTTCCCCTGGGCCGGCCCCCGTGGAGGCCGAGCCCGCCCCCGGGCAGAGCCTGAGAGTCTACTCGGACCTGCACGCCTTCTACTACTCGTGGTACGGGAGCCCGCGGCGCGAGGGCCACTACATTCACTGGGACCACGTCATGGTGCCGCACTGGGACCCCAAGATCTCGGCCAGTTACCCCCGCGGCCGCCACAGCCCCCCAGACGACTTGGGCTCCAGCTTCTACCCGGAGCTGGGACCCTACAGCTCCCGGGACCCCGAAGTGCTGCGGGAGCACATGACCCAGCTCAAGGAAGCCGCCATCG GCGTTCTGGTTCTGTCCTGGTACCCACCTGGCATGGCTGATGATAATGGGGAACCCTCAGATGACCTGGTACCCGCCATTCTGGACACTGCCCATCAGTACAGCATCCAG GTGGCCTTCCACATCCAACCCTACAAGGGCCGGGATGACATCACTGTACATGACAACATCAAGTACATCATTGACAC